The nucleotide sequence AAATAGGTTACCTTGAGCCCGGTGGCATGGTGGGCATTTGGCTATGAGGAGTGGAGGCTGGGGTCGGAGGTTTTAAGTCTCCACCCTCGGCCATGGAGCTGCTCGTCGACTGGGGAGTCTGAGGGCCCTGCAAAGAGCCTGACCCAGCTGTGGAGCAGAGGGACGCTTCAGTTTGAAAGTAGAGAAGCAGACAGATGTGGCACATGAATTTGTTGACATGAACACGTAGGGGAATTATTTGAATTTTCAGACGGAAAATGCACGAGTACGGGTGTAGGACTAACCTGGCGAGGGGGGCTGGACCTTTGCAGTTTGATTCTTCTTGTTATCTGTAAAAATCTCTGGAGGAGGGTCTTCGCCACGCTCGATTTTGCACTCAAAGGCGTACAAACACTGGATGTACTGTTTTTTCAAAGAACTGGCAGCACTGCTAGATGTACCCACGTTCAGGGATGTGGCCAAATCTCGccatttcttgtttttactCACCTGAGAAAGACATTGGTTTGCAGTTGGTGAGCGTGACATGAGATTACATTCAATTGGCGAGATGGATGCTCAGGACTACCTGTGCCATGCCTCCAATTTCTTTCACGGACATATAGAGGCGGAAAAGGTCGAGGGGTTTGCGTCCCACAGCAGGCAAGTTGGTCATTCCCATAGCTTTCTCCTCAATGAAAGCCAAATAACGATCCACCCACATCTTTCTTTCAGGTTCAGGTCCTAACTCATACAGACGTGTTATCATTTCGTTGGTTGTCGTGGAGGAATTTGCCTTCTGTTTTGTTGGAAAGAAGGGGAAACCTTGCTTAGTACATTACTTTTTCCCCTCCCCAAACCAAAACTCACTTGTTACCAATGACGGCCatcagtggcagtgaatgagttctaTTAGTAACAAGTGTAACTTTACCTTTGATTTGGTCTCTTGCTTGGGTGTTCCACTTCCATCTACTTTGTTATTCATCTTATTGTTCATCTCAGGACTGGGAGCCATGCCTAGAAATGTCAAAGTAAGGAAACGTTCATTGAATGCAATGCTGACGACAAGGgctaaataaaattgaaatcaaTGTGTAAAGCATACCGCTCGAGTTGTTGGCCATATTGGGCCCCATTGGATATGGTGATCCACCTTGAGTGTTCATCATTCCAGGCATGTTGTTCATAGGAGGACCATAAGGAGGGCCAGAGCCCATCATGCCCGGGGGCATGTTAGGATAGCCAGACATCCTGAATGCGGAAGAACAAATCTGAGTGTCTGTCTGGTTTGGCACAAGTGTCCAAAGTCAAGCTCGATAACCAACCAACCTGTTGTGCAATGAGTTAGAGGCAGGATGCTGCATGGCTGCGGGATCCTGGGCTTTTCTGTTCATGCCTGGAGGGGGACACATCGTTGAACTAACCTGGGAGGGAATGTTGCCCATGTTAGGGCCCATGTTCGGACCAATGCCGGGGCCGTAAGGGCGTGCTCCCATTTGATTTGGTGGCATCCTTCCTGGGGGCATGCCAGCATATGGTTGTCCCCCACCTTGTCCTGCCATTGGCCCCATACCCGTCCCAGGGTAGTTGGAATTAGGCATATTGCCATAGCCGGGTTGGCGCGGATAACCTAAAGCAAATATGATCAAATATGAGTAATCACTAGAACACAACCGTGGGCAAAACCtatattttgaaaatcaaactaccaaaaaaaaagacatcataATAATTTTGGCTGTGTGAGTCGTGCTGTTCTTTCTAGTGTGCTAGCAGTGAAAGCTACGTTCCCCAAGCAACAAGCCTTCGTCACAGGCTGAGCTCTACTGACAGGAGGCACTGCTACGTCAGCTGACTTTCTGCTACATGGCTATTAATAGCAGCAACAGAGttaagagggagagagagcagCGATAGCTTGCTTGCTATGCTGCGCCTGTGTGTTGAAGGGATGGAGCCAATATCTTTTATAATAGGAAAAGCACAAATAAACCTCAAAATTGTACTTAAGTCTGGACAAACATATATTAAATGTCTCTTAacaaccagatttttttttataaaggcgGGTGAATTTAGTTGGATCTTATTTTAGGGGAAGCGATCATCTTTGGTCATTAAAAGAAGAGAACAATAATAAAACAGGAAAGACCTGGTGTCCACATaggtggacatcacattttgggccaTGGTTATTAATACTTGGTAAATAAGCGTGCTctacatgactcaaaatgtgatgtccacaaaaCTAATTGAATgacaatgagacaaaaaatgcactccATTTATGGCCACCAATAAGACTTaagttgtgttgttgtttttccacagTATTTAAATAACAAGccaataaagggttaaaaagaataaaaataaaaaggtactcATACACACCCTGGGGTCCATATTGTCCTCCCTGTTGTCCATAACCAACCATGGAGTTATTTTGTTGATATGGACCCATCCCAGGATGCATTTGTCCACCTGAGGACTGACGTGGTGACAATGCAGAGGCTGACTGGGGCGAACCATAAGGGGGCATTTGAGGGTTTCTCTGCATGAAGCCTATAATGAAAGAGATGAAGCTTGTTGAGAGAAAGCTAAACACAATTGTACTTCACTAAAATCGACATCATACCTCTGTCCGGGGCCAAAGGAGATTGGCTCATACCAGGGTGAAGGCTACCGTCTGACTGCACACTTGATGGTCTTGGGGGCATTTGATTgcctaaaagaaaaagaatttaAGTTGGGTCAGCATGCATTTGGTTAACAATTTGTGGCATTTAAAGCAAAGTTCCAACTAACATGGCACCCTCTATCTTCACACAATTTAAAAGGGTTAAGAAATCAAAACAGTCAcatatggatttttaaaaaatagtacTGTCATAAGGTTGCAGTAACACAAGATTGGCATTGCCGTTTTACTTCAGATTTCAATATAAGTGGACATAATTAGAACAGCATAAAAATATTAAGCTGGCATAGAGTAGCTAGGTTTCATGGGAAtggttcaaaaaatgtttttacctaCATGATCCCATATGAATTACAACTATGGAAAGATTTATAACAAATTCTAAAGAGGTTAATCCACCTGGCATGTTGGCAGGCGACAGCGGTCCAGCACGAGGCGTACTAGCACTAGCTGGGGAGCCCGTTGGGGAAGGCGATGGTCCTCGGATGCCCGGCAGGTGAGGGGAGGTGTGGGGCGAGAAGGGCGATTGAGCCGGGTTGCTCTGCTCACCCTGGCTACTCGAAACACCCGGCGTACTAACTCCGGGACTCAGGGCACCGTCTGTACCAGTCGGGAGGTCGTCAATGGATCCCGACAGGTCCTAAAAAAGTCGTTAGAATACATTTTGATGAAAACAGCATAAAGCTTCTCCTGTATAGTAACCCAAGTACTAAATTTGCCTTCACTAGTCACTCTAGTTgataaattctaaaaaaaaaaaaaaaaggatgtataaaacaaaactaaaaaactaaaaacttaCTAAAAATACAGTTTTGGGATTACAGACTCATAGTAAAGATTCTAATAAGTTTGTTACTTGCCTTAGTTATGAGGTAGTTAAATGTTCAAATGAATGAAACCTATATTTTGTGTGGACAAACGCTAAGATGACTGCAAATGGGAAAAGAATTCGAACTTTGATGCATACATGACTGACCGGAAGGCTGGAGGGACGGCCCTGACTGTCCTCGggaccacctttttgctgtgaaGATGGTGCAGCATTGGACTGAAATGAATCTTGGGGTAGTTCCTAAAAAAGAACACAGTGTGGGTGATGCTTGTCAACTAAACATGGACTAACAGACTGTGTCCCGCTCTGAAAACGGCACCTGTTGTTGTGGAGGAGGAAACCGTTGGTAAGGTGACTGCTGTGCTTGCTGCTGAGGATTCTGTGGATATGCTCCCGGCTGGCTTTGTGGGTGTTGTGGTGTCTGCgactgttgttgttgctgctgttgttgctgctgctgcgaAGATGGCTGTTGAGGAGGCTGCGTTGATGCAGGATAGTTGCTTTGTCCCTGCGACCCTGGGGGACCCTGGGAACTCGGCTGCTGGGAAGCCTGACCGCCCGGTCCCTGCTGCTGGTAAGGAGACTGGCCGGGCTGTGGGGCCGATGCTTGCGAATACGGCGGCTGAGACTGTGCGGGCCCTTGAAGCGGAACTTGGGATTGCGGAGGAATATGAGACTGCTGATAAGGGCTTCCTCCTTGGCCGTGAGGTGCCGACGTCGGAGGCTGGTGGGCTTGCCCCGCGTAAGGTGCTTGACCTCCTGGCTGTCCAGGTTGGGGCTGAGGGTAGGGGGTTTGATGCTGGCTTGGGTGGGGACCCTGACCAGGCTGACCGTAATATGGGCTCTGGCTCTGGGAAGCAGCATATCCTCCTGGTCCCTGTTGTCCATATGACCCCATCTATCACAAATGAAGGAAGCATTGTGAGCGCAACTTTAAACAACtggaaaaatgaacacaatcaaTATACCTGTGGACCGTAAGGCATCCCACTCATGCTTCCAGGAGTACGTCCTTGCATGCCAACTGGATATCGTTGTGGACCTGGGGGGCCATATCCCTGGCCAGGGTACCCTGGGCCTTGCTGCCCAGGGGGAGGTCCTTGCTGTGATTGCTGACCATAGGGGCTACTGGCACCATATGGTTGCCCTCTCATTTTCGCCATTGGGTCCATGGAACCAGGTGGCTAAGGCACACAAGAGCAGAATTAAATGGGCAAAAATGTGAAGTTTGGTCTAAACAAGACACCTTCTTGGTGAGCTGTACGTTTTTACCTGCCTTTATTCGATAATTAGTACAAACTTAATGTACTTCACCAAACACAGATGTCGTAAAAAGTATAATTAATTGACAATTGACAAATGCATTCTGCGCAAAATCAATACATTGAGCTGACGGTCTGAAAGTCTTACGCTACAGTTTGAATAGCGACAGATTCACTGAACTGTTTGACATGTGATGGAATAGCATtcgaatttcctgatttccacGACATGCAACTGTCCTAGATggttgaaaaaaagaataattctaAAACAACTTAAGTGGATCTCACTAACTAACtcacctttttaaataaattcttAGTGCCCCCCCCCCATCGATTTTAGTATAGTCATTTTATGAATAAACAGTGCTAAATATATCCACTTCTAAATAGGAGGCAGTCTGCCCAATTACAAACATTTCCCAGCTGTGCTTGCTGTTTTGAGTCTtgtccaagtttttttttaatccctggAGAACGCCGTTTGGCTCCTGATGAATGACACCAGAAATTAAAGACGTATTTTCAAAAGAAAGCGGGAGTGAAAAGGAAACCAGCACAAACGGTCAATATTTTGATACATATTCCGCTTGTTTGGATATTTAAAATGCAACGGCTTCTTTTTCAAATTGGCCGTAATAGTACATGACAGCGAGAGAATTCCCAAATGTACCACAGGAAAAGCCTCATCAGCTTAACTACCTTTTTTGCAATTGGTATGCTTTGCCTGGCATTTTGCAGATGCTGCGTaatgaattgaaataaataaaagaagcaCATGGCTAATCTGCATAAGACAAACTCCCATGGTGGGTGAGAGATGGTGGACTGCCTTCTGATTGGCTTaagggggggattggggggAAATTCTTTGGAGTCAAACTTGTATGGCATGCCAGCCAGACGCAGCAGCTACATGTCATACACACACCTTTGCAGGCCAGGGTAGGATGTGGTTTATATTTTGCTGACAAAAactgtacatttaaaaatagtcaTGTGCATAATAAACCACTATTTTATAAAATGTCAGGATTACCTAAAGCACAAATGAAACCGTAAAAATTGAATAGACATTTGGATATCATAGCATTGTAGGCCTAGTTAtaagaaacaaacattttattgtGGATATGCATATTGATCATAAACTTTGGGGTGACTTAGAAATGTTCTTGGTTTTCCCGAGTGCCTTTTCCCactgaaaaataattcaaataagaCGCTAATCAACACTACTAGGTCAACATAGTtaatattaacattaaaaaaggagTCGTGATTGACTCATGAACATTGTGTGCCTCGGCGGAAAATATGAAATTTTCTGGTGGACCCCAATCTTTTATTAGTGCAAATAGGCTGGACTGTACAGATGAGACAACAGAATTGGCACTCTGTATATCATCcagttttttgttcatttatttgagCAATTCTTCTGTTTAACTTTGTTTTCCCTTTCATCCCTCCACAACACTGCGGTGCCTTTTAACTCCCTAAAAGCAATTTAACAAAGCATTCAACCTAGGTTAACTGTACCTTTCTCTATTATTTCACCATGTCATGTTGACAATGTCATGTCGCCATTCACAGCGTTTGAATAGAGCACAAACAAGCCAATTTTATTTGGTAGGGAGCAGACGAAAGAACATATCAGTCTTGAAATTGGGgagtaaaaaaaatttaaaaatctacTTAAGCACAACGTGGACGTATACTGTACGTTATTACGTCCCGCCAAGGCTCGATTACAAACTAACCCAAAACGATAGATTTAATTGACGATTTGGGAGCGTCTGGTAGCAGACGTCATCATCGCTGGATGatgtagtattttatttaaagccATCCGTGATCTGGACCATCCATTTGTGATGTTtggggaggaagaaaaaaaaaacagaagccagAAGGAGTGGCTGTGGAGCCTGTGATGACCCTGGGATGATGATTCAATGCTGCTCTTATCAGCAACTGTTGCCTTGCATCACATGTAATTATAAATGGCCATGAGCTGCGGCCGAGGAACCAATCAGATCTGAGCTCGCATGTCAACCCGAGACCAACTATCTCCTGTCTTTGACAGGCCGATTTTACCTCCACAATTCAAATCCCCGTTGCACGCTGCAATCTTGCAGCCACTCGCTTTGAGGTGGCCCGAGCTTTTGACCGTTTACGGGCAACGACACGCGTGTGCAACTCCCGCACTCCCAAAAGCCATCGCGTTGCAAACATTTGCGTCATTTTGGGTGGTATGTTACATAAAGTTGCAAGTTGATTTTTCTTTAAAGCtgcatggttaaaaaaaatacaaataaaaaaaataaacacgcaCACAATCAAGCGCCCACTTATCCTACGGCGAGGTCGAGTCCTTAAAGCTTCGAGCCGAGAAAATTTACCAGACTAAATTACGCTTTATAAGCAACGAGTTACAGTACGTATATTGAAATCGTGTGATCGAATCGCCCCCCAAAAACGGTGGATATTTCTCAACGTGAAGCTTGGCGTGCGTGGCAATGCTAAGCGAAGCGTCGCCCCTCGATGTGCTTTTCTAGCTCGTTCTCCAAGTCGGGCCTTGGCGTCTCCGCCAAAGTCCACGACGTTGTCTACTTTCCCCCGACTTCCCCCCGTCACAACGCCGCACTCCCCCTGACTCTTTACATCGTCCAAAGCGACGGGAATAGCCATTTTATGTGGTTACACGGGCTGCTACGAAGGGAAAACACACGAGAGGCAGCCATTTTAGAGTCTTAGCGAACTAGTGTAGCAGACAATGGCTGGCCTACTACGTTGTCACTTGGTTAggaggagggaaggagaggttgCGGGAGAAAAAAGCACGTCAGGGTGATGAAATGTGATTTTACCTGGCTTCGAGCGAGCGCTTGGCCGGCGCTACCAGGGCTCATAGGCGACGGGTGATGGCTTCTTTGTTGCCAAGCCGGATTGCTGCCTCCATACTGAGCGCTAGCGCCTATGTCTGCTGCTCCTTTGCTAGCTCCCTCTTGGCCGGCGTAGTCGTTCGACGGGTAGTTGGGATAAGCCCGTGTGGAGCTCGGCGAAGTGAGCAGCTTATTGAGCGTCGGCGTGGACGTGGGTTGAGGGTTTCCCATGTTATATCTCTGGTTGTAAGATCCAGCCATGACGGCGGGTCCTCCCGCTGGTGTTGGCTGCTTAGCTGGCTGCCCCCCAGCAGTCGGCGCTTGGCTAGTGCGAGGCGAGTTCAGAGCGTACGCTTGGCCCGGGTACGGAGTCCTGTTGGGGAACGGGCTGTAATTGTTGAACTGGTGGTTGGGAAAGTCGTGCGAGTTGCCTTGGTAAGGGTCCATGATGTTGCCGGCCTGAACGACCGGAGCCACcgccgcagcagcagcagctgccATGCCAGGGCTTTGTTGTCCGCCATGTTGATGAAAAGGGGCCCGACTGTAGTGCTGAGTGTATCCGTACGACGGTGGAGGGAAAGCGGGGTTGTGGTGGTGCACGATACCCGGGTGGTTGTTTCCCTCCGGTCCGACGGTGTCATTCTGGTTATTATTGGTAGCTCTGGGCGGGTTCCCATTGCCGTTCTTCATCTCGGGctcccctcctcctcctgcatTTCCAGCGTCGGCGCCGTCCTGCAGATCCCCCCGAGCCGGCGATTGGCCCTCCAAGCCGGGCTGCTTCTTGTCCGACTGCTTGTCCCCCGTCACCGTGTCCTCCTTAGGCTCTCGATCCGGCTTTTTCAGCTCAGACGGCGGGCTGGTGTTCAGAGTGGCGGCGCTAGCGACCTGAGCGGCCATGATATACCCCCcacctctctccctctctcggcGAGTCAGTCACAATCAAAAGCTAGCATGGAACATGAATAATTGTTTAGAACCATTTATCCCGCCGCCGGTTCATCCCCACCCGCCAACCGGAGCCAATCCGGCTGCCGCCCCTTAGCTTCCGTGAGTGGGCTAGCGAAACGAAGGGCGCTCCATACAATGCGCAGAAAAACGACAGAAATTGTAGTGGGAGTTGTGTTACTGAGCCCGGgtagagacagggagagagccCAACCAACACGAGGCTTCGTTAGATACAGCCATTTTACTGAGCCGAGCGGCGGACGGCAAAACGCGGACCGGATCGCACCCTGCGACAGAAACATGGACCGGATTCCCGACCTTTTCCTTCGCGGCATAGTAGTATTTTTCCTACCGCGCTAAAGCGCCTAACGTCCTACTACATTAGAATGTCCTACTAAATTCGAACTACTAGTATATACTGTAGTACTgcgaactcattggctaccactgACACCGATCGGCGTCCAAGCCATTAGCACTGGCCTTGGCTGATCTtgaaatcatcatcatcatctcccggcgccattgacggcgacagacgtcgaATCCGGTTGGGACTCGAATCGCCGTCCcaagcgtcaatggcagccaatgagttcatgctCCCAACATAGATGAGAAATCTTTGTTGAAATGGGGGTAATCAATCATTGGGCTCCtctaaaagaatgtttcaaCATATCCTCTTTCCACTCAATCGCCATGTGAATAGAAAGTCATTGCCAGTTAAGGAGCATTGTTTTTGATGCTGTATTTAATGGAAGCCACACAGCAGAAGGAGGAAGCCTTGCAGCAATAGAGACTAGCAATGCACATTCCCTCTTCTCATTCCCTCCTCCCTTCTCTGTCTCTGGGTACTGTGCAGAATGTGGGGGATGGGAGCAGCAGGCAAGGCTGCAGCTCTCCCTCTCCCAACCCAATAACATTGAACCAGCAGTCAGCCAGGCAGGCCTTATCTAGCAGCCTGGGTGAGGGGAAGCGGGGGGTTGTTAGTGCAAGCATGGCCGGCTTGAAAAAGTACAGAAAAACAGACAACAATTTGTGTCGTTTGGCCTCGGTGAAAGCAAAGACTGTGGTTGGTATCCATGAAACGCAGAGAGCGGCGAGGGAGGGGGTGATGAgaagtgtgtgttagtgtgtgtgtgtgtgcactagACTGCTGGTTGCTGATTAAACAAATGGAAATGCACAAGCCACGTTCAAACTCCAttctgtatttttacatttggttgaaaaaaaatctttttacttTACAACTCTCTCCCATGAACACACGCTTCTTCTGGGTAAGCGGGCTTAAGGcgagaggggggtgggggggggggggggttgttagGCAGGAGGCACACTTGATCACATGTGCAAACACCAGAACACAATTTAACCCAGTGGCTGACACACCCCCTCAATGCACGAAAAAGAACTCCACGCTCACCACCTTGCGGTGTCATTTCAGGAATTCATTGAGCTCCACTTTGATGGTGTGTGAAAAGTGTTTGCCTGACACTATTTTTACTACTTTGTGCAGAGGGCCAGTGTGTGAAATGTCAAATTATTTGAAGGGGAGGGGTGTGAAAATAAGATTACAACAGGAGTGGCGGAAAGAGTTAgaacagtgagagagagggtCTTCCATCCCATA is from Stigmatopora argus isolate UIUO_Sarg chromosome 4, RoL_Sarg_1.0, whole genome shotgun sequence and encodes:
- the arid1aa gene encoding AT-rich interactive domain-containing protein 1A isoform X4; protein product: MAAQVASAATLNTSPPSELKKPDREPKEDTVTGDKQSDKKQPGLEGQSPARGDLQDGADAGNAGGGGEPEMKNGNGNPPRATNNNQNDTVGPEGNNHPGIVHHHNPAFPPPSYGYTQHYSRAPFHQHGGQQSPGMAAAAAAAVAPVVQAGNIMDPYQGNSHDFPNHQFNNYSPFPNRTPYPGQAYALNSPRTSQAPTAGGQPAKQPTPAGGPAVMAGSYNQRYNMGNPQPTSTPTLNKLLTSPSSTRAYPNYPSNDYAGQEGASKGAADIGASAQYGGSNPAWQQRSHHPSPMSPGSAGQALARSQPPGSMDPMAKMRGQPYGASSPYGQQSQQGPPPGQQGPGYPGQGYGPPGPQRYPVGMQGRTPGSMSGMPYGPQMGSYGQQGPGGYAASQSQSPYYGQPGQGPHPSQHQTPYPQPQPGQPGGQAPYAGQAHQPPTSAPHGQGGSPYQQSHIPPQSQVPLQGPAQSQPPYSQASAPQPGQSPYQQQGPGGQASQQPSSQGPPGSQGQSNYPASTQPPQQPSSQQQQQQQQQQQSQTPQHPQSQPGAYPQNPQQQAQQSPYQRFPPPQQQELPQDSFQSNAAPSSQQKGGPEDSQGRPSSLPDLSGSIDDLPTGTDGALSPGVSTPGVSSSQGEQSNPAQSPFSPHTSPHLPGIRGPSPSPTGSPASASTPRAGPLSPANMPGNQMPPRPSSVQSDGSLHPGMSQSPLAPDRGFMQRNPQMPPYGSPQSASALSPRQSSGGQMHPGMGPYQQNNSMVGYGQQGGQYGPQGYPRQPGYGNMPNSNYPGTGMGPMAGQGGGQPYAGMPPGRMPPNQMGARPYGPGIGPNMGPNMGNIPSQVSSTMCPPPGMNRKAQDPAAMQHPASNSLHNRMSGYPNMPPGMMGSGPPYGPPMNNMPGMMNTQGGSPYPMGPNMANNSSGMAPSPEMNNKMNNKVDGSGTPKQETKSKKANSSTTTNEMITRLYELGPEPERKMWVDRYLAFIEEKAMGMTNLPAVGRKPLDLFRLYMSVKEIGGMAQVSKNKKWRDLATSLNVGTSSSAASSLKKQYIQCLYAFECKIERGEDPPPEIFTDNKKNQTAKVQPPSPAGSGSLQGPQTPQSTSSSMAEGGDLKPPTPASTPHSQMPTMPPGSRSNVNLQDPFSEGSDPAYPRKNMTPNSAYQSAMSTPDMQGRMGPYEPNKDPFSNMRKVGEQFLPANQGPNSGVGDHQQQPSQQQQQPPFNRGPPGAMGTMPMGPRQPYPYGPSYDRRSESGMGPEGNMVSGAPPPNSMMPANADTGMYSPNRFPPQQPRHDSYGNQYPGQGTPSTGSYPNQQPGMYPLQPQGYKRPVEGGYPPSKRHEVEYGGPFPGGQPPPPQQQQQGGVPAASPGQQEPYNQYSGSGPYPGPERRPPGPGNQFPFSFARERMQGASGGPNAQASMPPQMMQSGPEGPQGGMWQGPRDMNYQNYHSRQGGPTGPPQGPGYPGLNRSEEMMSSEQRMNHDGQWGGQMGPRQPPYGPAGPGQPMPRSVQSNYQPPQGVQNHIPQVNSPASMPRPMESRTSPSKSPYMHGVMKMQKAGPPVPASHIVPSAAQSPLIRRDMPFPMGSVEASHPVLKPRRRLTMKDIGTPEAWRVMMSLKSGLLAESTWALDTINILLYDDGSVSTFDLNTLPGLLELVVEYFRRCLIEIFGILREYEVGDPGQRTLLDPDGLKQIADDTEEEEPHPEGADLEDDDDVDEEEQDTERSPHIKQEEEHQDCSESREGEEKSGDEDRQCKGPSSDRADSLGFSASRDRPKQGSKFDRFPVKVVRKREPFASSQANNHGKLQEFDSGLLHWSTGGGDSTEHIQTHFEPRKDFLTRRQRIPVPQSVLKRRIREDFIDFHFPTEERKNEEEDGSKQMPSSGKETVSEEGPAPVSEEENKSETGCQENNRPVPPVVSVLTRQVNAILEDEPHSKDEGPLVSLANWQDSLARRCVCISNIIRSLSFVPGNDHEMSKHPGLLLLLGRLILLHHRHPERKQAPLTYEKDEDTEEGAGQRDEWWWDCLELLRENTLVTLANISGQLDLSIYPESICLPLLDGLLHWAVCPSAEAQDPFPTLGPHSALSPQRLVLETLSKLSIQDNNVDLILATPPFARLEKLYGNLVRLVGERKVAVCREMAVVLLANLAQGDTMAARAIAVQKGSVGNLLGFLEDSLAATQFQQSQSSFVHLQGMHFEPSSQDMMRRAARALHALAKVEENHSEFTLHESRLLDLSVSPLMNSLVSHVICDVLFLIGQS
- the arid1aa gene encoding AT-rich interactive domain-containing protein 1A isoform X2: MAAQVASAATLNTSPPSELKKPDREPKEDTVTGDKQSDKKQPGLEGQSPARGDLQDGADAGNAGGGGEPEMKNGNGNPPRATNNNQNDTVGPEGNNHPGIVHHHNPAFPPPSYGYTQHYSRAPFHQHGGQQSPGMAAAAAAAVAPVVQAGNIMDPYQGNSHDFPNHQFNNYSPFPNRTPYPGQAYALNSPRTSQAPTAGGQPAKQPTPAGGPAVMAGSYNQRYNMGNPQPTSTPTLNKLLTSPSSTRAYPNYPSNDYAGQEGASKGAADIGASAQYGGSNPAWQQRSHHPSPMSPGSAGQALARSQPPGSMDPMAKMRGQPYGASSPYGQQSQQGPPPGQQGPGYPGQGYGPPGPQRYPVGMQGRTPGSMSGMPYGPQMGSYGQQGPGGYAASQSQSPYYGQPGQGPHPSQHQTPYPQPQPGQPGGQAPYAGQAHQPPTSAPHGQGGSPYQQSHIPPQSQVPLQGPAQSQPPYSQASAPQPGQSPYQQQGPGGQASQQPSSQGPPGSQGQSNYPASTQPPQQPSSQQQQQQQQQQQSQTPQHPQSQPGAYPQNPQQQAQQSPYQRFPPPQQQELPQDSFQSNAAPSSQQKGGPEDSQGRPSSLPDLSGSIDDLPTGTDGALSPGVSTPGVSSSQGEQSNPAQSPFSPHTSPHLPGIRGPSPSPTGSPASASTPRAGPLSPANMPGNQMPPRPSSVQSDGSLHPGMSQSPLAPDRGFMQRNPQMPPYGSPQSASALSPRQSSGGQMHPGMGPYQQNNSMVGYGQQGGQYGPQGYPRQPGYGNMPNSNYPGTGMGPMAGQGGGQPYAGMPPGRMPPNQMGARPYGPGIGPNMGPNMGNIPSQVSSTMCPPPGMNRKAQDPAAMQHPASNSLHNRMSGYPNMPPGMMGSGPPYGPPMNNMPGMMNTQGGSPYPMGPNMANNSSGMAPSPEMNNKMNNKVDGSGTPKQETKSKKANSSTTTNEMITRLYELGPEPERKMWVDRYLAFIEEKAMGMTNLPAVGRKPLDLFRLYMSVKEIGGMAQVSKNKKWRDLATSLNVGTSSSAASSLKKQYIQCLYAFECKIERGEDPPPEIFTDNKKNQTAKVQPPSPASLCSTAGSGSLQGPQTPQSTSSSMAEGGDLKPPTPASTPHSQMPTMPPGSRSNVNLQDPFSEGSDPAYPRKNMTPNSAYQSAMSTPDMQGRMGPYEPNKDPFSNMRKVGEQFLPANQGPNSGVGDHQQQPSQQQQQPPFNRGPPGAMGTMPMGPRQPYPYGPSYDRRSESGMGPEGNMVSGAPPPNSMMPANADTGMYSPNRFPPQQPRHDSYGNQYPGQGTPSTGSYPNQQPGMYPLQPQGYKRPVEGGYPPSKRHEVEYGGPFPGGQPPPPQQQQQGGVPAASPGQQEPYNQYSGSGPYPGPERRPPGPGNQFPFSFARERMQGASGGPNAQASMPPQMMQSGPEGPQGGMWQGPRDMNYQNYHSRQGGPTGPPQGPGYPGLNRSEEMMSSEQRMNHDGQWGGQMGPRQPPYGPAGPGQPMPRSVQSNYQPPQGVQNHIPQVNSPASMPRPMESRTSPSKSPYMHGVMKMQKAGPPVPASHIVPSAAQSPLIRRDMPFPMGSVEASHPVLKPRRRLTMKDIGTPEAWRVMMSLKSGLLAESTWALDTINILLYDDGSVSTFDLNTLPGLLELVVEYFRRCLIEIFGILREYEVGDPGQRTLLDPDGLKQIADDTEEEEPHPEGADLEDDDDVDEEEQDTERSPHIKQEEEHQDCSESREGEEKSGDEDRQCKGPSSDRADSLGFSASRDRPKQGSKFDRFPVKVVRKREPFASSQANNHGKLQEFDSGLLHWSTGGGDSTEHIQTHFEPRKDFLTRRQRIPVPQSVLKRRIREDFIDFHFPTEERKNEEEDGSKQMPSSGKETVSEEGPAPVSEEENKSETGCQENNRPVPPVVSVLTRQVNAILEDEPHSKDEGPLVSLANWQDSLARRCVCISNIIRSLSFVPGNDHEMSKHPGLLLLLGRLILLHHRHPERKQAPLTYEKDEDTEEGAGQRDEWWWDCLELLRENTLVTLANISGQLDLSIYPESICLPLLDGLLHWAVCPSAEAQDPFPTLGPHSALSPQRLVLETLSKLSIQDNNVDLILATPPFARLEKLYGNLVRLVGERKVAVCREMAVVLLANLAQGDTMAARAIAVQKGSVGNLLGFLEDSLAATQFQQSQSSFVHLQGMHFEPSSQDMMRRAARALHALAKVEENHSEFTLHESRLLDLSVSPLMNSLVSHVICDVLFLIGQS